The region TCCATGCTGGCCCTGGACGCGCACCCGGCGGTCGCCGAGGCGGCGCGCCAGGCGGCGCAGATCGAGGACCGGGTCGGCACCCGCACCCTGCAGGTCGAGGACGCCGTGCTCACCGGCGACGCGCGACCGGTGGTGCCGCCCTCACTGTGGACCGGTGAGTCGCTGTTCGGTGGCACCGGGTACGCCGCCCTCGGGGACGGCGGCTCGGCGACGGTGGCCGTCGGACGAGGCGGGCCCCGGCTCGTCCTGCCGGTCCTCGACCTCCAGCCGGGCAGCTCGGCCGTGACGACCTTCCGCGTCGACGACGCCGTGCTCGGCTCGGTCGCCTCCGGAGACATCGGTGACCAGGGCGACTCGCCTGCGCGGGGCGCCTTGCTGCCGGTGACGCTGTCGGTCGGTGACGGCGCCGTCCACGCGACGACGTCGACGGCGGACGGTGACGTCGCGCGGGTCGACGCGCTGATGCTCGAGCCGCTGGTGTCCCGGCTGGTGCTTTCCGACGGCGGTGACCACGGGACGGTGCTGCTGCGCAGCGCCGCGACCGTGGTGCAGCAGATCGTTGTGGCGGTGCCGGGTGCCGGGACGCTGGTGGTCGAGCAGTACGACGGCGCGGGCCGTCGGGTGGCGACCGGCACGGCGGGCGCTGCCGGCAAGGTCACCGTCCCCGTGCCGGTCGGCGGCTTCACCATCGTCCGCCGCTGAGGAGCCTGCGCCCGTCAGCGGGGCAGGTCGAGCCGCCAGGCCGACTCGCGCTGCGCCGGCCGGAAGCCCAGCTTCTCGTTGATGGCGATCATGTAGCTGTTCTCGTCGGCGTTCCAGGTGTGCAGCCGGCGCGCCTGGGGCGCCTCCCCGCGCAGCAGCTCGAGCACGGCCACCTTGACCAGCAGGCCGAGCCGGTGGCCGCGGTGCTCGGGCAGGACGAGAGTGTCCCACTGGAAGGTGTTCTCCGGGTCGTGGGAGCTGACCCCGACGTCGCTGTAGGCGACCAGCGGGCCGTCCTCGCCCACCCTGGCCAGCGCCGCGACCGAGCGGCGACCCTGGCTGGCCAGCAGCGCCTCGCGCTGGCGGACCCGGTCCGCGTCCCAGGCCGACGCCTTGATGTCCAGTCCACCCGTGGGGGCGTCGGTCGAGATCCGGCCGAGCAGGGCGGCGTACCCGTCGACGTGCTCGTCCGGCACCCGGCCGGCCCACGACACGAGCGTGTAGCCGGCGGCCTTCTCCTCCGCCTCGGCGCGGAGCCGGGCCAGGAGGTCGTCGGGCAGGCCCTGCAGGTCGAGCACCCGACGCATCTCGCCGAGCGCACGCCGGGCGCCGGTCGCCGCAGCGAAGCGCATCGCACGGTTCTCGGAGCCGTCCGGCGGCTCCTGCACCGCACCGACGACCTGGTGCCTGCCGAGCTCGGCGGCTCGGTGGGTGACCGCCTCGACGAGACGTCTGCCGTGGCCTCGGTGCTGCTGGGCCGGGTGCACCCCGAGGTGCACCTCGACGAGGTCGGTGTTGTCGCGCAGGAAGACGTCGAGCCGGGCGGCGCCGACCGGCCGGTCACCGGCGCGCATCAGCCACAGCTCGTGCTCGATTGGTGCCGACCCGCGCCTGACCAGTGCGGCGAGCTCCGGCAGCGTCAGCACCGGGTGGTCGGCGGACGCCGCGCGCATCGCCGCCGCGAAGACCCCGTGCCAGGCGGCGATCCCCTCGGCGTCGTCGGGGTCGACCCGTGCCACGTGTACGTCGTCGCCGGCCGTCCCGGCCGCCCCGGCCGCCCCGGCCGCCTGCCCATCGGTCACCCGACCCACCCTGCCGTGCCCGGTTCGTCGGTGCCAGCCCTTTGCCGCGTCCCACCATCCGGACGCGGATCCGCCGCAAGGACCACCTGGCAGCGCCGGGCGGCGTACGCTCAGACCCGTGCGGCAGAGCCTGCTCCTTCTCGGCTGCCGCGGCGAGGCACTCGTCTAGAGGCCGGTCACCCTCGCCGCGGAGTGCTCGCCTGTTCCGGTCGCCTCCCAGCGAGACGAGAGTGACCCTTATGAGCAACGCACCCACCGCGGGCGACGACACTGCCGGCCACGACTCGCGCAGCCCGCAGCAGCCGTCCGGGATGCCGATCCACCGCTACTCCGCCTTCACCCCCGTCGGGCTCGACGACCGCAGCTGGCCGGGCCGGGTCATCACCGAGGCCCCGCGCTGGTGCGCGGTCGACCTGCGTGACGGCAACCAGGCCCTGATCGACCCGATGAGCCCGGCCCGCAAGAAGCGGATGTTCGAGCTGCTCGTCCGGCTGGGCTACAAAGAGATCGAGGTCGGCTTCCCGTCGGCCAGCCAGACCGACTTCGACTTCGTCCGGATGCTGATCGAGGAGGACCTGATCCCGGACGACGTCGTGATCCAGGTGCTGACCCAGTCCCGGGACGCGCTGATCGAGCGGACCTTCGAGTCGATCCGGGGAGCCGACCAGGCGATCGTGCACCTCTACAACTCGACGTCGACCCTGCAGCGCCGGGTCGTGTTCGGTCTGCCGCGCGAGGGCATCGTCGACATCGCGGTGCAGGGCGCCCGGCTGTGCCAGAAGCTGACCGAGACGGTCCCGGAGACCGAGGTGTTCTTCGAGTACTCGCCGGAGTCCTACACCGGCACCGAGCTGGACTTCGCGGTCGAGGTGTGCAACGCGGTCAACGACGTGTGGCAGCCGACTCCGGATCGCAAGGCGATCGTCAACCTGCCGGCCACGGTCGAGATGGCCACGCCCAACGTCTACGCCGACTCCATCGAGTGGATGCACCGCAACCTGGCTCACCGCGACGCGGTGGTGCTCTCGCTGCACCCGCACAACGACCGCGGGACGGCGGTCGCGGCGGCCGAGCTCGGCTATCTGGCCGGCGCGGATCGCATCGAGGGCTGCCTGTTCGGCAACGGCGAGCGCACCGGCAACGTCTGCCTGGTCACCCTCGGGATGAACCTGTTCGCCCAGGGCATCGACCCGCAGATCGACTTCAGCGACATCGACGAGATCCGGCGCACGGTCGAGTACTGCAACCAGCTGCCGGTCAACGAGCGCCATCCCTACGGCGGCGACCTGGTCTACACCGCCTTCTCCGGCTCGCACCAGGACGCCATCAAGAAGGGCCTGGACTGGATGGAGCGCGACGCGGCGACCGCGGGCGTGCCGGTCGAGGACTTCCGCTGGGAGGTTCCCTACCTGCCGATCGACCCGAAGGACGTCGGCCGCACCTACGAGGCCGTCATCCGGGTCAACTCGCAGTCCGGCAAGGGCGGCGTCGCCTACGTGATGAAGACGGAGCACCAGCTGGACCTGCCGCGCCGGCTGCAGATCGAGTTCTCCCAGGTGATCCAGGCGCGCACCGACGCGTCGGGCGGCGAGGTCTCGCCGCAGCAGATGTGGGACGCCTTCGAGGCGGAGTACCTCGCGCCCCGTACGCCGGTGTCGCTCAACTCGCACCACACGTCGTCGGCCGCTGGGGAGGACGACCAGCTCGACGTCAACGTCTACGTCGACGGTGCGGCGCGCAGCCTGGTCGGTCGCGGCAACGGACCGATCGCCGCCTTCGTGGACGCGCTGCGCAGCGTCGGCCACGACGTGCGCGTCCTCGACTACGCGGAGCACGCGCTGTCCTCCGGCGGCGACGCACGGGCCGCGGCGTACGTCGAGTGCGCCATCGGCGAGCGCATCCTGTGGGGGGTCGGCGTCGACGCCAACATCGTCACCGCGTCGCTCAAGGCGGTGGTGTCGGCGCTCAACCGGGCCGCGGCCGTCGGCTGACCCTGGCCGTCGGCCAGGCACGTCAGGCGGCAGACGTCAGCCCGAGCGGGCGTGGCGGAGCAGGACGTAGCGGTCGATCCGGCCGGCCTGCTCCCGCGGCAGCCGGTCGAAGCGCACCACGGCGTAGCCGTCGGCCGCCTCGACCCGGACGACCACGCCGTCGGCGCTGACCAGGTCGCCGTCGCCGAGGTCGAGCCGGACGGCGACGCGCTCGCCGAGCGCCACCTGGCCGGCGTCCACGAGCCCCACCCGCACGGCGTCGCGGCTCAGGTCGACGGCGTCGAGCAGCCGCTCGCCGCGGCCGGTCGAGCGCAGCCGCACCCGGGCGCCGGTCGGGGCGCGCGGCGCGCTGCGCCGGCGCTCCCGGACCACGGGGGAGATGCCGGCCATCGACAGCTCGCCCTGGCCGGCCAGGCGCGCGAGCCCGCTGAGCACCGTCAGCCGCCGGCCGTGGCCCGCGACCGTCACCCAGAGCCGCTGGTCGGCCAGCCGCTCCGCCACCTCGGGGTCGACCGTCAGCAGCACGGTCACGTCCAGCCCGCCCGGCGAGGACCGCCACTGCTGCACCGTCGCGTCGTACGCCAGACCGGTGCGCTGGCTGAGCAGCACGACCCGGGTGCCGGCCGGCGGGGCCACCGGGTCGGCGCTCACGGCATCATCGGGCACGGCGTCGTCGGCGCCTTCGGTCACGCGGTCGCCGGTCATGGCCGGTCCCGTCCCTCGGCGGAGTACGCGGTGGCGACCCGCCGGAAGCCGACCCGCGAGTAGACCCGGGCCACCTCCGGCGAGCTCGCGGTGAGGAAGACCGTGCCGACGCCGAGCGCCCGGGCGTCGTCGACGAGCGCGCGGGTGACGGCTGTGCCCAGACCTGCACGACGAGCAGCAGGCAGCGTGGCCACCCCCATGACCTCGGTGACCCCGTCGATGGGCAGCGTGCGGCCGGCGGCGAGCACTCCCTGCGCGTCCGACTCAGCGACCGCCATCCGCACGGCCCCTTCCGCGAGGAGGCCGAGCACCCGCTGCTGCACCGGTCGCAGCCGCGCGTCCCGCTCGCGGGTGCCCTGCTCCCCTCGGGTCGTCCCGGCGCTGCCGAAGGCGAGCTCGCTGACGGCCCGGCCGGCCGCGACCGCCGCCTCGTCCGCGGGCCCGAGCAGGCGGACCCGCACGCCGGACGGGAGCGCGGACGGGTGGTCCTCGCCGGCGTCGTCCAACACCATGAGCGGCAGCTCCGTGACGGTGAGCGAGCCCTCGTGCTGCACGGCTGCGAGCAGGCCGGGCGTCGTCTCGTCGACCCACTCGAGCACCTCCGGCAGCCCCAGATGGCGCAGCCGGCCGGTCGCGGCCGCCACGTCCACCGCGTCTAACCCGCCCGCCCCTGCGGTGCCATCGAGCCGCGGCCGCGCGTAGTAGACCCAGCCACCGGGCTCGCCGAGGAAGAGCGTGAACGGCCCGCAGTCCTCGACCCGTGCGAAGCGTCGCGGGACGGCGTCGTAGTAGCGCTCGATGCGCTCCAGCAGCGGCGTCACCGTCCG is a window of Actinomycetes bacterium DNA encoding:
- a CDS encoding GNAT family N-acetyltransferase, with the protein product MTDGQAAGAAGAAGTAGDDVHVARVDPDDAEGIAAWHGVFAAAMRAASADHPVLTLPELAALVRRGSAPIEHELWLMRAGDRPVGAARLDVFLRDNTDLVEVHLGVHPAQQHRGHGRRLVEAVTHRAAELGRHQVVGAVQEPPDGSENRAMRFAAATGARRALGEMRRVLDLQGLPDDLLARLRAEAEEKAAGYTLVSWAGRVPDEHVDGYAALLGRISTDAPTGGLDIKASAWDADRVRQREALLASQGRRSVAALARVGEDGPLVAYSDVGVSSHDPENTFQWDTLVLPEHRGHRLGLLVKVAVLELLRGEAPQARRLHTWNADENSYMIAINEKLGFRPAQRESAWRLDLPR
- the leuA gene encoding 2-isopropylmalate synthase; its protein translation is MPIHRYSAFTPVGLDDRSWPGRVITEAPRWCAVDLRDGNQALIDPMSPARKKRMFELLVRLGYKEIEVGFPSASQTDFDFVRMLIEEDLIPDDVVIQVLTQSRDALIERTFESIRGADQAIVHLYNSTSTLQRRVVFGLPREGIVDIAVQGARLCQKLTETVPETEVFFEYSPESYTGTELDFAVEVCNAVNDVWQPTPDRKAIVNLPATVEMATPNVYADSIEWMHRNLAHRDAVVLSLHPHNDRGTAVAAAELGYLAGADRIEGCLFGNGERTGNVCLVTLGMNLFAQGIDPQIDFSDIDEIRRTVEYCNQLPVNERHPYGGDLVYTAFSGSHQDAIKKGLDWMERDAATAGVPVEDFRWEVPYLPIDPKDVGRTYEAVIRVNSQSGKGGVAYVMKTEHQLDLPRRLQIEFSQVIQARTDASGGEVSPQQMWDAFEAEYLAPRTPVSLNSHHTSSAAGEDDQLDVNVYVDGAARSLVGRGNGPIAAFVDALRSVGHDVRVLDYAEHALSSGGDARAAAYVECAIGERILWGVGVDANIVTASLKAVVSALNRAAAVG
- a CDS encoding PilZ domain-containing protein, which gives rise to MTGDRVTEGADDAVPDDAVSADPVAPPAGTRVVLLSQRTGLAYDATVQQWRSSPGGLDVTVLLTVDPEVAERLADQRLWVTVAGHGRRLTVLSGLARLAGQGELSMAGISPVVRERRRSAPRAPTGARVRLRSTGRGERLLDAVDLSRDAVRVGLVDAGQVALGERVAVRLDLGDGDLVSADGVVVRVEAADGYAVVRFDRLPREQAGRIDRYVLLRHARSG
- a CDS encoding GNAT family N-acetyltransferase, whose amino-acid sequence is MTPLLERIERYYDAVPRRFARVEDCGPFTLFLGEPGGWVYYARPRLDGTAGAGGLDAVDVAAATGRLRHLGLPEVLEWVDETTPGLLAAVQHEGSLTVTELPLMVLDDAGEDHPSALPSGVRVRLLGPADEAAVAAGRAVSELAFGSAGTTRGEQGTRERDARLRPVQQRVLGLLAEGAVRMAVAESDAQGVLAAGRTLPIDGVTEVMGVATLPAARRAGLGTAVTRALVDDARALGVGTVFLTASSPEVARVYSRVGFRRVATAYSAEGRDRP